In one window of Mytilus trossulus isolate FHL-02 chromosome 7, PNRI_Mtr1.1.1.hap1, whole genome shotgun sequence DNA:
- the LOC134726998 gene encoding LITAF domain-containing protein-like, with amino-acid sequence MSGGQKNPARERTSIGIGHGNKKRSMAKPQKHITESNDSADVVVKKKNQFEPIDVTCPSCSSKITTEVTYEPGLSSWMACLVCSYLGLVLGCCLIPFLHKRFKDCVHTCPNCKQIVKRCSRLKSKK; translated from the exons ATGTCAGGAGGACAGAAAAATCCAGCAAGAGAGAGAACGAGTATTGGAATAGGACATGGCAATAAGAAACGAAGCATGGCTAAACCACAGAAACACATTACAGAAAGCAATGACAGTGCTG ATGTAGTAGTAAAGAAGAAAAATCAGTTTGAACCGATAGATGTAACATGTCCATCATGCAGTTCAAAAATAACGACAGAGGTGACCTACGAACCTGGATTATCATCATGGATGGCTTGTTTGGTTTGTTCTTATTTAGG gTTGGTTCTTGGATGTTGCTTGATTCCGTTTCTACACAAAAGATTTAAAGATTGTGTACACACATGCCCGAACTGTAAACAAATAGTCAAAAGATGTAGCAGGCTAAAGAGCAAGAAATAA